One segment of Gammaproteobacteria bacterium DNA contains the following:
- the urtC gene encoding urea ABC transporter permease subunit UrtC, with translation MPLPRWLLSDRVGLALLAVLAIIGIGVPILNLLVPPEHPLHLSAYTVTLLGKYLCYALLAVSIDLVWGYMGILTLGHAAFFALGGYCFGMYLMRQIGTRGVYGDPVLPDFMVFLNWKELPWFWHGFDQFWFAALMVLIVPGLLAFVFGWFAFRSRVSGVYLSIITQALTYALMLAFFRNEMGFGGNNGLTDFKDALGFSLQEDGTRVVLFILSALALAGGYLLCRWLAATRMGRVLVAIRDSEDRARFLGYRVEWVKTLVFTLSAMLAGIAGALYVPQVGIINPGEFAPLNSIEAVIWVAVGGRGTLVGAVIGAVLVNYAKTWLTGALPEVWLFALGGLFVAVTVLLPYGLTGLLRRREKTA, from the coding sequence ATGCCCTTACCTCGTTGGCTGCTCTCCGACCGTGTTGGACTGGCGCTGCTCGCCGTACTGGCAATTATCGGTATCGGCGTGCCTATTCTGAATTTGCTGGTTCCACCCGAACATCCCCTGCATCTATCCGCCTACACTGTGACCTTGCTTGGCAAGTATCTCTGCTATGCCTTGCTGGCGGTGTCCATCGATCTGGTCTGGGGCTACATGGGCATTCTCACCTTGGGTCACGCGGCTTTTTTCGCCCTGGGCGGTTACTGCTTCGGCATGTATCTGATGCGCCAGATCGGGACGCGCGGGGTCTATGGCGATCCGGTGTTGCCGGACTTCATGGTGTTCCTGAATTGGAAGGAACTGCCGTGGTTCTGGCATGGCTTCGATCAGTTCTGGTTTGCCGCATTGATGGTGTTGATCGTCCCTGGCTTGCTGGCTTTCGTGTTCGGCTGGTTCGCCTTCCGCTCGCGGGTGTCGGGGGTCTATCTGTCGATCATCACCCAAGCGCTGACCTACGCGCTGATGCTGGCGTTCTTCCGTAACGAGATGGGCTTTGGCGGTAACAATGGCCTGACCGACTTCAAGGACGCGCTTGGCTTTTCCTTGCAGGAAGATGGAACCCGAGTGGTCTTGTTCATCCTCTCGGCCCTGGCGCTGGCCGGGGGTTATCTGCTGTGCCGCTGGCTGGCGGCGACCCGCATGGGGCGGGTCTTGGTAGCGATTCGCGACAGCGAGGATCGCGCTCGTTTCCTGGGCTACCGGGTGGAATGGGTCAAAACGCTAGTGTTCACGCTATCGGCGATGCTGGCCGGTATAGCCGGGGCGTTGTATGTGCCCCAGGTCGGCATCATCAATCCCGGCGAATTCGCGCCGCTGAATTCCATCGAGGCGGTGATCTGGGTGGCGGTTGGCGGACGGGGTACGCTGGTGGGCGCGGTGATCGGTGCAGTCCTGGTTAATTACGCGAAAACCTGGCTGACTGGAGCGTTGCCCGAGGTCTGGCTGTTCGCCCTGGGCGGTCTGTTCGTGGCGGTCACAGTATTACTGCCCTATGGCTTGACCGGCTTGTTGCGGCGACGGGAGAAAACGGCATGA
- the urtB gene encoding urea ABC transporter permease subunit UrtB: protein MGSRTSFRAGLTGLALVLLTLFAPLSVQAADDEALRAVLAQLREASFSEKATLVETLVGMDHPRIATILNALATGNLYYQEESNQVVISLSDEAEEVPIEAAVTGEALGTVTKRDLERIIANNRLRALIENQLASLGLSSADPQQRRAAIEAFLRSPKPAGVPRLKARLEVEPDKKIQELLTAALALVDLASPDAAVRAPAAKALGGWTQAEIRGPLLRVAAEDSDLTVREAAKAALAKTEFRLQLLGWAETLFFGLSLGSVLILAAIGLAVTFGVMGVINMAHGELMMIGAYTTWLTQQWLPVNWSLPVAVPLAFLVAALVGIAIERGVIRFLYGRPLETLLATFGISLILQQAVRSIFSPLNRSVATPDWMSGTILLGPLEVTLNRLVIVGFCIAVFTLLWLALQRTRLGLEVRAVAQNRAMARAMGVRSARVDALTFGLGSGIAGVAGVALSQLTNVGPNLGQNYIVDSFMVVVFGGVGNLWGTMVAGLSLGVANKLLEPWSGAVLAKILVLIFLILFIQKRPRGLFPQRGRAAEI from the coding sequence ATGGGGTCCCGCACGTCCTTCCGCGCCGGGTTGACCGGCCTTGCCTTGGTGCTGTTGACGCTGTTCGCGCCACTGTCCGTCCAGGCCGCCGATGACGAAGCATTACGCGCCGTTCTTGCACAACTGCGCGAAGCCAGTTTTTCGGAAAAAGCGACGCTAGTGGAAACACTGGTAGGCATGGATCATCCCCGGATCGCCACGATTTTAAATGCCTTGGCGACTGGGAACCTGTATTACCAGGAAGAGAGTAACCAGGTGGTCATCAGCCTGAGTGACGAGGCGGAGGAGGTTCCCATCGAAGCGGCGGTGACCGGCGAAGCCTTGGGAACCGTCACCAAGCGCGATTTGGAGCGCATTATCGCTAATAACCGATTGCGGGCGCTGATCGAAAATCAACTGGCCAGCCTGGGGTTGTCCAGCGCTGATCCCCAACAGCGTCGTGCGGCGATCGAAGCCTTTCTGCGCAGTCCGAAACCTGCGGGCGTCCCTCGATTAAAGGCGCGGCTGGAAGTAGAACCGGACAAGAAAATTCAGGAATTATTGACAGCGGCGCTGGCGCTGGTTGATCTAGCCAGTCCCGATGCCGCCGTGCGTGCGCCCGCCGCCAAGGCGCTGGGCGGCTGGACACAAGCGGAGATTCGCGGCCCGTTGCTGCGGGTGGCTGCCGAAGACAGCGACCTCACCGTGCGCGAGGCAGCCAAAGCTGCACTGGCCAAAACCGAATTTCGTCTGCAACTGTTGGGCTGGGCGGAAACCTTGTTCTTCGGTCTGTCACTGGGTTCGGTGCTGATTCTGGCGGCGATTGGCTTGGCCGTCACCTTCGGGGTCATGGGTGTGATTAATATGGCGCATGGCGAATTAATGATGATCGGCGCCTACACCACCTGGCTGACCCAGCAGTGGCTGCCGGTCAACTGGTCATTGCCAGTCGCCGTACCATTAGCGTTCCTGGTCGCCGCCCTGGTCGGCATCGCCATTGAACGCGGCGTGATTCGCTTTCTCTATGGTCGGCCCTTGGAAACTCTGCTGGCTACCTTTGGCATCAGCCTGATTCTGCAACAGGCGGTGCGCTCGATTTTCTCGCCGTTAAACCGTTCGGTGGCAACCCCGGACTGGATGAGCGGCACGATTTTGCTCGGCCCGCTGGAAGTCACCCTGAACCGGCTGGTGATCGTCGGCTTTTGCATCGCGGTATTCACCTTGCTCTGGCTGGCGCTGCAACGCACCCGGCTGGGTCTGGAAGTCCGGGCGGTGGCGCAAAACCGGGCGATGGCGCGGGCCATGGGTGTCCGTTCGGCGCGGGTGGATGCGTTGACCTTCGGGCTGGGCAGCGGCATTGCCGGAGTCGCCGGGGTCGCCCTGTCGCAATTGACCAATGTCGGTCCTAATTTGGGGCAGAACTACATTGTGGATTCGTTTATGGTGGTAGTGTTCGGCGGAGTCGGTAACCTGTGGGGCACGATGGTGGCGGGACTGTCGCTGGGCGTCGCCAACAAACTGCTGGAACCCTGGTCTGGCGCAGTGTTGGCCAAGATTCTGGTGCTGATCTTCCTGATCCTGTTTATCCAGAAACGCCCGCGCGGACTGTTCCCGCAACGTGGCCGCGCGGCGGAGATTTAA
- the urtA gene encoding urea ABC transporter substrate-binding protein: MTKTMLKTLSWLLAGALTVGATLAQAADTIKVGVLHSLSGTMAISETTLKDTVLMLIDEQNKKGGLLGKKLEAVVVDPASNWPLFAEKARELLQKDKVDVVFGCWTSVSRKSVLPVFEELNGILFYPVQYEGEESSRNVFYTGAAPNQQAIPAVDYLMNDLGIERWVLAGTDYVYPRTTNKILEAYLKAKGVKDEDIMINYTPFGHSDWQSIVADIKKFGSAGKKTAVVSTINGDANVPFYKELGNQGISATDIPVVAFSVGEEELSGIDTKPLVGHLAAWNYFMSVKDKANDAFIKQWHTFIKDKKRVTNDPMEAHYIGFNMWVKAVEKAKSTDPDKVIDAMVGIEYPNLTGGVAKMLPNHHLTKPVLIGEIQADGQFDVVWKTKGLVPGDAWSDYLPGSKDIIADWADPKIHCGNYNTVTKKCSGQNY; the protein is encoded by the coding sequence ATGACAAAGACCATGCTGAAAACCCTCTCCTGGCTGCTGGCCGGCGCGCTGACAGTAGGCGCTACTCTGGCGCAGGCCGCCGACACCATCAAGGTGGGCGTTCTCCATTCCTTGTCCGGCACCATGGCCATCAGTGAAACGACGCTCAAGGATACGGTGCTAATGCTCATTGATGAGCAGAACAAGAAGGGCGGCCTACTCGGCAAGAAGCTGGAAGCCGTGGTCGTTGACCCCGCCTCGAATTGGCCGTTGTTCGCCGAAAAAGCGCGCGAGTTGTTGCAAAAAGACAAGGTCGATGTCGTGTTCGGTTGCTGGACTTCGGTCTCGCGCAAATCCGTGCTGCCAGTCTTTGAGGAGCTAAACGGTATTCTGTTCTATCCCGTGCAATACGAGGGCGAGGAATCCTCTCGCAACGTGTTCTACACCGGCGCTGCACCGAACCAGCAGGCGATTCCGGCGGTGGACTATCTGATGAACGATCTCGGGATAGAGCGTTGGGTGCTAGCAGGCACGGACTATGTTTATCCCCGCACCACCAACAAGATTCTGGAAGCCTATCTAAAAGCTAAAGGCGTCAAGGACGAGGACATTATGATTAACTACACGCCTTTCGGTCATTCCGACTGGCAGTCCATCGTCGCCGATATCAAGAAATTCGGTTCAGCGGGCAAGAAGACCGCGGTGGTCTCCACCATCAACGGCGACGCCAACGTGCCATTCTACAAGGAACTGGGTAACCAAGGCATCTCTGCAACCGATATTCCGGTCGTTGCCTTTTCGGTGGGCGAGGAAGAATTGTCCGGTATCGACACCAAACCGCTGGTTGGTCACCTGGCCGCATGGAACTACTTCATGAGCGTCAAGGACAAGGCCAACGACGCCTTCATCAAGCAGTGGCACACCTTCATCAAGGACAAGAAGCGCGTGACTAACGATCCCATGGAAGCCCATTACATTGGCTTCAATATGTGGGTAAAGGCGGTGGAAAAGGCGAAATCCACTGATCCTGACAAGGTCATCGATGCGATGGTGGGCATTGAATACCCCAATCTGACCGGCGGCGTCGCCAAAATGTTGCCTAATCACCATCTGACCAAGCCGGTGCTGATCGGCGAAATTCAAGCCGACGGGCAGTTTGATGTGGTATGGAAGACCAAGGGTCTGGTGCCGGGCGACGCCTGGTCCGATTACCTGCCGGGCAGCAAGGACATCATTGCTGACTGGGCCGATCCCAAAATTCATTGTGGCAACTACAACACCGTCACTAAGAAGTGCTCTGGTCAGAACTACTGA
- a CDS encoding cobalt-precorrin-5B (C(1))-methyltransferase, producing the protein MRPETPETPHPLRYGYTTGACATAASLAAACRLLTGIDLDQIEITLPRGQRAQFSLEYCRLTPQSAEAAVIKDAGDDPDITHGALISAQVTLHEQAGVKFYAGPGVGTVTLPGLPIPVGEPAINPTPRRMITDHLTCLAAEQGYHGGFAVTIGVEHGEELARKTLNPRLGVVGGLSILGTTGIVRPFSCSAYIASIQQAIEVARANGLTHIAACTGATSEQTIRQYYGLPDIALIEMGDFAGAVLKHLRRTPISRLSLVGGFGKISKLAAGHLDLHSYHSSIDLSLLAVEAAALGADSRLQEAIRTANTSQRALTLAHSAGLPLGERICIMARNQARAILPLEVAVEVWATDREGKPVGHAGFDCAQQEQSAPCNSKAIHGQPP; encoded by the coding sequence ATGCGTCCCGAAACTCCTGAAACGCCTCATCCTCTCCGCTACGGTTACACCACCGGGGCTTGTGCAACTGCGGCCAGCTTGGCGGCAGCCTGTCGACTATTGACCGGCATCGACCTTGATCAAATAGAAATTACTCTGCCGCGCGGTCAACGGGCGCAGTTTTCATTGGAATATTGCCGGCTGACTCCCCAAAGTGCCGAGGCGGCGGTGATTAAAGATGCCGGCGATGATCCCGATATCACGCATGGCGCCTTGATCTCTGCTCAGGTTACGTTGCATGAGCAAGCAGGCGTGAAGTTCTATGCGGGACCGGGCGTTGGGACCGTGACCCTGCCGGGTTTACCCATCCCGGTCGGCGAACCGGCTATTAATCCTACACCGCGCCGGATGATCACCGATCATTTGACTTGTTTAGCGGCTGAACAGGGTTATCACGGCGGCTTTGCCGTGACGATTGGCGTGGAGCATGGCGAGGAACTGGCGCGGAAAACTCTTAATCCCCGGCTTGGCGTTGTCGGGGGACTCTCCATTTTGGGTACGACCGGCATCGTCCGGCCATTCTCCTGTTCCGCCTACATTGCTTCGATTCAACAAGCCATTGAGGTCGCCCGCGCCAACGGCCTTACCCACATCGCCGCCTGCACTGGGGCTACCAGCGAGCAGACCATTCGTCAATATTATGGCTTACCGGACATCGCGTTGATCGAAATGGGCGACTTTGCCGGGGCGGTGTTGAAGCATCTGCGGCGAACGCCGATCTCCCGCCTTAGCCTGGTGGGTGGCTTTGGCAAGATCAGCAAGCTGGCGGCAGGGCATCTGGATCTACACAGCTATCACTCCAGCATCGACTTGTCCTTGCTGGCTGTGGAGGCAGCGGCGCTGGGAGCGGATTCCCGATTACAGGAAGCGATACGAACTGCTAACACGAGCCAACGAGCGCTGACTTTGGCGCATTCCGCTGGATTGCCGCTGGGCGAACGCATTTGTATCATGGCCCGCAATCAAGCCCGTGCTATCCTGCCGCTTGAAGTAGCGGTGGAGGTGTGGGCCACTGATCGGGAAGGGAAGCCGGTAGGTCATGCCGGTTTTGATTGTGCGCAACAAGAACAGTCTGCGCCTTGTAATAGCAAGGCTATTCATGGACAACCCCCTTAA
- a CDS encoding cobyrinate a,c-diamide synthase, whose product MISATCPALLLSASASGQGKTTVTAGLARYHRDQGRTVRVFKTGPDFLDPMILERASGQPVYQLDLWMTGERDCKALLYQAAQEADLILIEGVMGLFDGTPSSADLAELFGVPVLALINAHAMAQTFGAVAHGLAHYRPSLPFAGVLANRVAGPGHAELLAESLPPETHYYGGLPRDDEITLPDRHLGLVQAAEIADLETRLNAVAALIAETGLAELPPPVAFPAMHREPPPPLLKGVRIGIARDMAFAFLYPANLDTLRALGAELAFFSPLADADLPEVDAIYLPGGYPELHLDTLASNEPMRAALRQHHASSKPIYAECGGLLYTLESLTDKEGYRASMLGLLPGQAVMQPKLAGLGMQSVQLPEGELRGHTFHHSKLETPLTPLTQGRRQRNGQPGEAVYRVGRLTASYLHLYFASHPEAAAHLFLP is encoded by the coding sequence ATGATCTCTGCAACCTGTCCCGCCCTGCTGCTGAGCGCCTCGGCCTCCGGTCAGGGCAAAACCACCGTGACCGCAGGTCTGGCGCGTTACCATCGCGACCAAGGCCGCACCGTGCGCGTGTTCAAAACCGGCCCGGATTTTCTCGACCCGATGATTCTGGAACGGGCTTCCGGTCAACCGGTCTATCAGCTCGATTTGTGGATGACCGGCGAGCGCGACTGCAAGGCGCTACTCTACCAGGCCGCGCAGGAAGCCGATTTGATCCTGATCGAAGGCGTGATGGGGCTGTTCGACGGCACGCCTTCCAGCGCCGACCTGGCTGAATTGTTCGGCGTTCCCGTCCTGGCGCTGATCAACGCTCACGCCATGGCGCAAACCTTTGGCGCGGTCGCTCACGGCTTGGCGCATTACCGTCCGAGCCTACCGTTCGCTGGGGTGCTGGCTAATCGCGTTGCGGGGCCGGGCCATGCCGAGCTGCTGGCGGAAAGCCTGCCGCCTGAAACCCATTATTATGGCGGGTTGCCGCGCGATGACGAAATCACCCTGCCAGACCGGCATCTGGGTCTGGTGCAGGCGGCGGAAATTGCGGATCTGGAAACCCGTTTGAATGCCGTTGCCGCACTGATCGCCGAAACCGGCCTGGCTGAATTGCCGCCGCCGGTGGCCTTCCCCGCTATGCACAGAGAACCGCCGCCGCCCCTGCTGAAAGGCGTGCGGATCGGCATTGCCCGCGACATGGCGTTTGCTTTTCTCTACCCGGCTAATCTGGACACGCTGCGGGCGCTGGGGGCGGAACTGGCCTTCTTTTCGCCACTGGCCGATGCTGATCTGCCAGAGGTCGATGCGATCTATCTACCTGGCGGCTACCCGGAGCTACATCTGGATACGCTGGCCAGCAACGAACCGATGCGGGCGGCCTTGCGCCAGCATCACGCCTCTAGCAAACCGATTTATGCCGAATGCGGCGGCCTGCTCTACACCCTGGAGTCGTTGACGGATAAAGAGGGCTACCGCGCATCCATGCTAGGTTTACTGCCTGGTCAGGCGGTGATGCAACCTAAACTGGCGGGATTGGGGATGCAGTCCGTGCAATTACCGGAAGGGGAACTGCGCGGCCATACTTTCCATCACTCCAAATTGGAAACGCCGTTGACGCCGCTCACACAGGGGCGCCGCCAGCGAAATGGCCAGCCGGGTGAGGCGGTCTATCGGGTGGGACGGTTGACCGCATCGTACCTGCACCTTTACTTTGCCAGTCATCCGGAAGCAGCGGCTCATTTGTTTCTGCCCTGA